One segment of Rosa chinensis cultivar Old Blush chromosome 6, RchiOBHm-V2, whole genome shotgun sequence DNA contains the following:
- the LOC112169373 gene encoding wall-associated receptor kinase 2, whose protein sequence is MALVDVGMFVMQVSLAIVAASITTTSTQVAADQASLLQPQAKPNCPDRCGDLTIPYPFGIGDGCYRQLPEQNHQFSITCDQSTKPPSAYWTSAKRWTSAKVRVTNFNISEGELQIMSYIAKDCYDAQGSRTYRTTPLLRVDPPFTISSRKNKFFAVGCDTYAIFRGFRGEEELVTGCMSVCTTLGGVDWESCTGVGCCQTQVPHGLKNRTVRLSSYNGHKEIWSFNPCSYAFIVQDGLFTFNTTSFELLNNIQELPMVLNWDMGNVPCEVAGKRSMDYACKANSKCANRRNFTGGNGYYCQCLPGYEGNPYLGCQDIDECSAETNPCENGTCLNSPAGNYSCKCHKGFRSDGPWKCVPSPKVNNTSLKILLGISISVFVLMTGIFGIYCGFKRRQFERLKAKYFDANGGPKLLEKLSTQKESLETKAQIFTAEVLKKATNSYHESEKLGEGGYGTVYKGILKDERVVAIKKSKNTAQIESDQFVNEVVVLSQINHKNVVRLIGCCLETQMPLLVYEFVGNGTLYEHIHRINGREPLSWAFRLKIAAETASALSYLHHSTSIPIIHRDVKATNILLDEKFTAKVSDFGASRLVPEDPNQLPTIVQGTMGYLDPEYLQSNILTDKSDVYSFGVVLVELLTSKKVVSFDRSEEERNLANVFVSAAKKGMLNPILDDEIVKDGNLEIIEKVANLAKNCLSLKGDDRPSMKDVERELDGILLQTLAIEPGVKSHSSAKEIDHSLESSSSAFVVKVGGEDEGDNTTNVTSYDVSMENQAQMLKPFDDGR, encoded by the exons ATGGCCTTAGTAGATGTGGGGATGTTTGTTATGCAAGTCTCATTGGCAATAGTAGCAGCTTCAATAACAACCACCAGCACCCAAGTAGCAGCTGATCAAGCCAGCCTCTTACAGCCTCAAGCCAAGCCTAACTGCCCCGACCGTTGTGGTGACCTCACAATCCCATACCCATTTGGCATCGGTGACGGCTGTTACCGACAGTTGCCGGAACAAAATCACCAATTCAGCATCACTTGTGACCAGTCCACCAAACCTCCATCAGCGTACTGGACAAGTGCTAAACGCTGGACAAGTGCTAAAGTCCGGGTTACAAACTTCAACATTTCAGAGGGTGAGTTGCAAATTATGAGTTACATAGCGAAAGATTGTTATGACGCCCAGGGTAGTCGAACATACCGAACCACCCCTTTGCTCCGAGTTGATCCTCCTTTCACCATCTCCAGTCGCAAAAACAAGTTCTTTGCCGTTGGTTGTGACACTTACGCAATTTTTCGAGGTTTTCGAGGGGAAGAAGAGTTGGTAACCGGGTGCATGTCTGTGTGCACCACCCTTGGCGGTGTCGATTGGGAGTCTTGCACTGGCGTCGGCTGTTGCCAAACTCAAGTCCCGCATGGACTGAAAAACCGCACCGTGAGATTGAGTAGCTATAACGGCCACAAGGAGATATGGAGCTTTAACCCTTGTAGTTACGCTTTTATTGTGCAAGATGGCCTCTTCACATTTAATACTACGAGTTTTGAACTACTGAACAACATCCAGGAGCTTCCCATGGTACTTAACTGGGACATGGGAAACGTGCCATGCGAGGTAGCTGGAAAGAGAAGTATGGATTATGCATGCAAGGCTAATAGCAAGTGTGCTAATCGGAGAAATTTCACCGGCGGCAATGGTTACTATTGCCAGTGCTTGCCTGGCTACGAAGGAAACCCATATCTCGGTTGCCAAG ATATTGACGAGTGCTCGGCTGAAACTAACCCCTGCGAGAATGGAACATGCCTAAATTCACCTGCTGGCAATTACTCTTGTAAATGTCATAAAGGGTTCCGGAGTGATGGTCCATGGAAGTGCGTTCCCTCCCCCAAAGTTAACAACACTTCCTTGAAAATTTTATTGG GTATCAGTATAAGCGtctttgtattgatgactggaatTTTTGGGATATATTGCGGATTCAAGAGGCGACAATTCGAAAGACTTAAAGCAAAGTACTTCGATGCAAATGGCGGCCCAAAGTTGCTAGAAAAATTGTCCACTCAAAAAGAATCTCTTGAGACAAAAGCCCAAATCTTTACTGCAGAAGTACTTAAGAAGGCAACAAACAGTTACCATGAAAGTGAGAAGCTTGGTGAAGGAGGCTATGGAACAGTCTACAAAGGTATACTCAAGGATGAAAGAGTGGTTGCAATAAAGAAGTCCAAAAATACTGCCCAGATCGAGAGTGACCAGTTTGTTAATGAGGTGGTTgttctctctcaaatcaatcataAAAATGTGGTGAGGCTTATAGGTTGTTGTTTGGAGACACAAATGCCTTTGTTAGTCTATGAGTTTGTTGGCAACGGCACTCTTTATGAGCACATTCATAGAATAAATGGGAGAGAACCACTTTCGTGGGCGTTTCGATTGAAGATAGCCGCAGAAACTGCAAGTGCACTCTCATACTTACACCACTCGACATCGATCCCAATCATTCACCGAGATGTAAAAGCAACCAATATACTACTAGATGAGAAGTTCACCGCAAAAGTGTCGGACTTTGGAGCTTCCCGTTTGGTTCCCGAAGATCCAAATCAACTTCCAACTATAGTGCAAGGGACAATGGGGTACTTAGACCCTGAATATCTTCAATCAAACATACTCACAGACAAGAGTGACGTTTATAGCTTTGGAGTTGTCCTTGTAGAGCTACTCACAAGCAAAAAGGTGGTTTCATTTGATAGATCCGAGGAAGAGAGAAACCTCGCAAATGTCTTTGTTTCCGCGGCCAAAAAGGGTATGTTGAATCCAATTCTTGATGATGAAATAGTGAAGGATGGAAATTTGGAGATCATTGAAAAAGTGGCCAATCTCGCCAAAAATTGTTTAAGCTTAAAAGGAGACGACAGGCCTTCCATGAAAGATGTAGAGAGGGAACTGGATGGAATATTATTGCAAACTCTGGCCATAGAACCAGGGGTAAAGTCTCATTCCTCTGCCAAAGAGATAGACCACTCTCTTGAGTCGTCTTCAAGCGCTTTCGTTGTCAAGGTTGGTGGTGAAGATGAAGGTGATAACACCACCAATGTTACAAGTTACGACGTCAGCATGGAAAATCAAGCCCAAATGTTGAAGCCTTTTGATGATGGTCGGTAA
- the LOC112169372 gene encoding cell division cycle protein 48 homolog yields MSNQDEGTKKDFSTAILNRKKAPNRLIVDEAVVDDNSIIQLHPATMEKLQLFRGDTVLIKGKKRRDTICIALADDTCEEPKVRMNKVVRNNLRVRLGDVVSIHQCADVRYGKRVHILPIDDTIEGITGNLFDAYLKPYFQETYRPVRKGDLFLVRGGMRSVEFKVIETDPPEYCVVAPDTEIFCEGEPVRREDEERLDEVGYDDVGGVRKQMAQIRELVELPLRHPQLFKSIGVKPPKGILLYGPPGTGKTLIARAVANETGAFFFCINGPEIMSKMAGESESNLRKAFEEAEKNAPSIIFIDEIDSIAPKREKTHGEVERRIVSQLLTLMDGLKSRAHVIVMGATNRPNSIDPALRRFGRFDREIDIGVPDEVGRLEVLRIHSKNMKLAEDVDLERVAKDTHGYVGADLAALSTEAALQCIREKMDVIDLEDETIDAEILNSMAVTNEHFQTALGTSNPSALRETVVEVPNVTWDAIGGLENVKRELQETVQYPVEHPEKFEKFGMSPSKGVLFYGPPGCGKTLLAKAIANECQANFISIKGPELLTMWFGESEANVREIFDKARASAPCVLFFDELDSIATKRGSNVGDSGGADRVLNQLLTEMDGVSAKKTVFIIGATNRPDIIDPALLRPGRLDQLLYIPLPDEESRYQIFKSCLRKSPVSKYVDLTALAKHTEGFSGADITEICQRACKYAIRDNIEKDIERERRRSENPDVMEEDKDEVSEITAAHFEESMKYARRSVSDADIRKYQAFATTLHQARGFGADEFRFPSGSGAAVGSDPFATTTAGEADEDLYD; encoded by the coding sequence ATGTCGAACCAAGATGAGGGAACGAAGAAGGACTTCAGCACCGCCATTCTCAACCGCAAGAAGGCTCCAAATCGCCTCATTGTCGATGAAGCTGTGGTGGATGACAACTCCATCATCCAACTCCACCCGGCGACCATGGAGAAGCTCCAGCTCTTTCGTGGTGACACAGTCTTGATCAAaggaaagaagagaagagacACAATCTGTATTGCTCTTGCTGATGATACATGTGAGGAACCAAAGGTAAGGATGAACAAGGTTGTGAGGAACAACCTTAGGGTTAGGCTTGGTGATGTTGTTTCCATTCACCAATGCGCTGATGTTAGGTATGGAAAGCGTGTCCACATTCTCCCTATAGATGACACAATTGAAGGGATCACTGGAAATCTGTTTGATGCCTACTTGAAGCCTTATTTCCAAGAGACCTACCGCCCGGTGAGGAAAGGTGATCTTTTCCTAGTGAGAGGAGGAATGAGGAGTGTAGAGTTTAAGGTTATTGAGACTGACCCTCCTGAGTACTGTGTGGTTGCTCCGGACACCGAAATCTTCTGTGAGGGAGAACCTGTTAGAAGGGAGGATGAGGAAAGATTAGATGAGGTAGGGTATGATGATGTTGGTGGTGTTAGGAAACAGATGGCTCAGATTCGTGAATTGGTTGAGCTGCCTCTGAGGCATCCTCAGCTGTTTAAATCAATCGGTGTCAAACCACCAAAGGGTATTCTTCTCTATGGTCCTCCCGGAACCGGCAAGACTTTAATTGCAAGAGCTGTTGCTAATGAAACCGGGGCATTCTTTTTCTGCATCAATGGACCAGAAATCATGTCCAAGATGGCTGGAGAGAGTGAGAGCAACCTCAGGAAAGCTTTTGAGGAAGCAGAGAAGAATGCGCCATCAATCATATTTATTGATGAGATTGATTCCATTGCTCCCAAGAGAGAGAAGACTCATGGTGAAGTTGAGAGGAGGATTGTTTCCCAGCTCTTGACTCTTATGGATGGACTAAAGTCCCGAGCACATGTCATTGTTATGGGGGCTACTAATCGTCCAAACAGTATTGACCCGGCTCTTAGGAGGTTTGGAAGATTTGATAGGGAAATAGATATTGGTGTTCCAGATGAAGTTGGGCGTCTTGAGGTCCTCCGCATTCATAGCAAGAACATGAAGCTTGCCGAAGATGTCGATTTAGAAAGAGTTGCCAAGGATACTCATGGGTATGTTGGTGCTGATCTAGCTGCTTTATCTACTGAGGCTGCACTTCAATGCATCCGAGAGAAGATGGATGTGATTGACTTGGAAGATGAGACAATAGATGCTGAGATACTCAACTCAATGGCAGTAACAAACGAACATTTCCAGACTGCTCTTGGAACAAGCAACCCTTCTGCTCTTCGTGAAACGGTTGTTGAAGTTCCCAATGTTACTTGGGATGCTATTGGAGGTCTTGAAAATGTTAAGAGAGAACTTCAAGAGACTGTTCAATATCCTGTTGAGCATCCAGAGAAATTTGAGAAATTCGGTATGTCACCCTCAAAGGGAGTTCTTTTCTATGGTCCTCCTGGATGCGGTAAAACTCTTCTGGCCAAGGCTATAGCTAATGAGTGTCAGGCTAACTTCATCAGTATCAAGGGACCTGAGTTGCTCACCATGTGGTTTGGAGAGAGTGAGGCCAATGTAAGAGAAATTTTTGACAAGGCTCGTGCATCTGCTCCATGTGTCCTCTTTTTTGATGAGCTCGATTCCATTGCTACTAAAAGAGGTAGTAATGTAGGTGATTCTGGAGGTGCTGATAGGGTTTTGAACCAACTCCTTACTGAAATGGATGGAGTGTCTGCCAAGAAAACTGTTTTCATTATTGGGGCCACCAACAGACCTGACATTATAGACCCTGCACTTCTTCGTCCAGGACGTCTGGATCAATTGCTTTACATTCCTCTCCCTGATGAAGAATCCCGCTATCAGATATTCAAGtcttgcttgaggaagtctccTGTTTCCAAGTATGTGGACCTCACAGCTCTTGCCAAGCACACAGAAGGTTTCAGTGGTGCTGATATCACTGAAATATGCCAGCGTGCTTGCAAATATGCCATCAGAGACAACATTGAGAAAGATATTGAGAGGGAGAGGAGGAGAAGTGAGAATCCTGATGTTATGGAGGAGGATAAAGATGAAGTATCAGAGATCACCGCAGCTCATTTTGAGGAATCAATGAAGTATGCTCGTAGGAGTGTTAGTGATGCTGATATCCGCAAGTACCAGGCATTTGCAACCACATTGCACCAGGCGAGAGGGTTTGGAGCAGATGAGTTCAGGTTCCCCAGTGGCTCCGGCGCTGCTGTTGGTTCTGATCCTTTTGCAACTACTACTGCTGGTGAAGCTGATGAAGACCTTTATGATtag